A genomic segment from Dietzia psychralcaliphila encodes:
- the nuoE gene encoding NADH-quinone oxidoreductase subunit NuoE — protein sequence MSSEPVFLEFGQKPDEPGAIVRPGARQAYPDEVRERLATDAGEMVARYPQDRSALLPLLHLVQAEDGHITPAGIEFCAQVLDLTAAEVMGVATFYSMYRRTPTGDYLVGVCTNTLCAVMGGDEIFASLAEHLDLDGSGTTDDGRVTLEHIECNAACDYAPVVMVNWEFFDDQTPASARRVVDDLRSGRPVTPSRGAPMCTFRETARILAGFPDTRPGANDGPPGGPTLAGLRAAREGGMQAPAPAPTFDSEVTAPESTAPETTAPETAVPETTAPATAAPETQPSARSDEEA from the coding sequence ATGAGCAGCGAACCGGTCTTCCTGGAGTTCGGTCAGAAGCCCGACGAACCGGGGGCGATCGTCCGCCCGGGCGCGCGGCAGGCCTACCCGGATGAGGTCCGGGAGCGGTTGGCCACCGATGCCGGCGAGATGGTGGCCCGCTACCCGCAGGACAGGTCGGCGCTGCTGCCGCTACTGCACCTCGTGCAGGCAGAGGACGGTCACATCACCCCGGCGGGCATCGAGTTCTGTGCGCAGGTCCTCGACCTGACCGCCGCCGAGGTAATGGGAGTGGCCACGTTCTACTCCATGTACCGGCGCACGCCGACGGGCGACTACCTGGTGGGAGTGTGTACCAACACGCTTTGCGCGGTGATGGGCGGCGACGAGATCTTCGCGTCCCTCGCCGAGCACCTTGACCTCGACGGCTCCGGCACGACGGACGACGGCCGGGTGACCCTCGAGCACATCGAGTGCAACGCCGCCTGCGACTACGCCCCGGTGGTGATGGTGAACTGGGAGTTCTTCGACGACCAGACCCCGGCCTCAGCCCGGCGGGTGGTCGACGACCTGCGGTCCGGGCGGCCCGTCACCCCCAGCCGCGGCGCCCCGATGTGCACCTTCCGTGAGACCGCCCGCATTCTCGCCGGCTTTCCCGACACGCGTCCCGGCGCCAACGACGGCCCGCCGGGCGGGCCCACCCTGGCCGGCCTCCGCGCCGCGCGGGAGGGCGGGATGCAGGCGCCCGCCCCGGCCCCGACCTTCGACTCCGAGGTCACCGCGCCCGAATCCACAGCGCCAGAAACCACAGCGCCAGAAACCGCCGTGCCCGAAACCACAGCGCCCGCGACCGCCGCGCCCGAGACCCAGCCCTCCGCACGCTCTGACGAGGAGGCCTGA
- the nuoD gene encoding NADH dehydrogenase (quinone) subunit D — protein MADHTSSSRGRSDRTDSDTVLTASGQDWDAISDAARNADDDRIVVNMGPQHPSTHGVLRLILEIEGETVTRASCGIGYLHTGIEKNLEFRYWTQGVTFVTRMDYLSPFFNEVAYCLGVERLLGITDQIPERASVIRVMLMELNRISSHMVALATGALELGASTPMLFGFRDRELVLDVFEMITGLRMNHAYVRPGGVVQDLPDEAVPKVRELLEVMPGRIREMELLLRQNPIWKMRLEGIGYLDLTGCMALGVTGPVLRASGLPHDVRRTDPYCGYETYEFDVVTGSGSDCYDRFVVRVDEMKESLKIVEQCLDRLEPGPVMVDDPKIAWPAQLKVGPDGLGNSAEHVRHIMDSSMEALIHHFKLVTEGFPVPPGQVYVPVESPRGELGVHMVSDGGTRPYRVHYRDPSFTNLQAVAAMCEGGMLADVIAAVASIDPVMGGVDR, from the coding sequence ATGGCCGACCACACCTCCTCGTCCCGCGGCCGCTCCGACCGAACAGACTCGGACACCGTCCTCACCGCCTCCGGTCAGGACTGGGACGCGATCAGCGACGCGGCACGGAACGCCGACGACGACCGCATCGTCGTCAATATGGGCCCCCAGCACCCGTCCACTCACGGGGTGCTGCGGCTCATCCTCGAGATCGAGGGCGAGACCGTCACCCGGGCGAGCTGCGGGATCGGCTACCTGCACACCGGCATCGAGAAGAACCTCGAGTTCCGCTACTGGACCCAGGGCGTCACGTTCGTCACCCGGATGGACTATCTCTCGCCGTTCTTCAACGAGGTCGCCTACTGCCTCGGGGTGGAGCGGCTGCTGGGGATCACCGATCAGATCCCGGAGCGGGCGTCGGTGATCCGGGTGATGCTCATGGAGCTCAACCGGATCTCCTCGCACATGGTCGCGCTGGCCACCGGCGCCCTGGAACTCGGCGCCAGCACCCCGATGCTGTTCGGATTCCGGGATCGGGAACTGGTCCTGGACGTCTTCGAGATGATCACCGGCCTGCGGATGAACCACGCCTACGTCCGGCCCGGCGGGGTGGTCCAGGACCTGCCCGACGAGGCCGTGCCCAAGGTTCGCGAGCTGCTCGAGGTGATGCCCGGACGCATCCGTGAGATGGAACTTCTGCTGCGCCAGAATCCCATCTGGAAGATGCGGCTCGAGGGCATCGGATACCTCGACCTCACCGGCTGCATGGCCCTCGGGGTGACCGGCCCGGTACTGAGGGCCAGCGGGCTGCCCCACGACGTGCGCCGCACCGATCCGTACTGCGGATACGAGACCTACGAGTTCGACGTGGTCACCGGGTCGGGTAGTGACTGCTACGACCGGTTCGTCGTCCGGGTGGACGAGATGAAGGAGTCACTGAAGATCGTCGAGCAGTGCCTGGACCGGCTCGAACCCGGCCCGGTGATGGTCGACGACCCCAAGATCGCGTGGCCCGCCCAGCTCAAAGTGGGGCCCGACGGTCTGGGCAACTCCGCCGAGCACGTCCGCCACATCATGGACAGCTCGATGGAAGCTCTGATCCATCACTTCAAGCTGGTCACCGAAGGATTCCCCGTGCCCCCGGGACAGGTGTACGTGCCGGTCGAGTCGCCCCGCGGCGAGTTGGGGGTGCACATGGTCTCGGACGGCGGCACCCGCCCGTACCGGGTCCACTACCGCGACCCGTCGTTCACCAACCTGCAGGCGGTGGCCGCGATGTGCGAGGGCGGGATGCTCGCCGACGTGATCGCCGCGGTCGCCAGCATCGACCCGGTGATGGGGGGTGTGGACCGATGA
- a CDS encoding NADH-quinone oxidoreductase subunit C, whose translation MTDRPDRPEPRDADDRPATPGAHDSAAPDTVEPRPGDTADTVDTVDTVDTVDTDTVGVRHGMFGVRGSGDTSGFGGLVRPTDMPGGTRPPDGGDDDELVTSLTAALASRGGPTFDDAVEKVVVHGGQLTLHIRRRHLPLVALTLRDDPALRFEMSLGASGVHYPDAAGHELHVVYPLQSITHNRRLLLEVSAPDSDPHIPSLTRVYPTTDWHERETYDFFGVLFDGHPSLTRIQMPDDWEGHPQRKDYPLGGIPVQYKGATIPPPDQRRAYS comes from the coding sequence ATGACGGACCGCCCTGATCGGCCTGAGCCCCGCGACGCCGACGACCGACCCGCGACCCCCGGTGCGCACGACTCCGCGGCCCCGGACACGGTCGAACCGCGCCCAGGTGACACCGCGGACACGGTGGACACGGTGGACACGGTGGACACGGTGGACACGGACACCGTAGGGGTCCGCCACGGCATGTTCGGGGTCCGGGGCTCCGGGGACACCTCCGGCTTCGGCGGTCTGGTCCGCCCCACCGACATGCCGGGCGGTACCCGGCCGCCCGACGGGGGTGACGACGACGAGCTGGTCACCTCGCTCACCGCGGCCCTGGCATCGCGGGGCGGGCCGACCTTCGACGACGCGGTGGAGAAGGTCGTCGTCCACGGAGGGCAGCTGACCCTGCACATCCGGCGCCGGCACCTGCCGCTCGTCGCCCTGACCCTGCGCGACGACCCGGCCCTGCGCTTCGAGATGTCACTCGGGGCGAGCGGGGTCCACTACCCCGACGCCGCGGGCCACGAGCTCCACGTGGTCTATCCGCTCCAGTCGATCACCCACAACCGCCGGCTGCTGCTGGAGGTGTCGGCGCCCGATTCCGACCCGCACATCCCCTCCCTGACCAGAGTCTACCCGACCACCGACTGGCACGAGCGCGAGACCTACGACTTCTTCGGCGTCCTCTTCGACGGACACCCCTCGCTCACCCGGATCCAGATGCCGGACGACTGGGAGGGCCACCCGCAGCGCAAGGACTACCCGCTCGGCGGGATCCCCGTTCAGTACAAGGGCGCCACCATCCCGCCCCCGGACCAGCGGAGGGCCTACAGCTGA